The sequence TTCCCCGCGCCGTTTGCGCCAATGAGGCCAATCTTATCTCCGGCGCTTAAATTTGCCGAGATGTTTTTCAATATAATTGCGTCGCCGTAGGCGACGGTCACGTCCGTAAATGATACCAGCATTGCTTAAGTATATCACAACAGATCGCGCCCTTCAAACCTTTCTCTACTTGTGCGGCGCTCCCGTCTTTTGTATAATAAAAGAAAAAACGCCGGAGAATTTTATATGCCTGATACCGCCCTTAAAAACGACATCAATACGCTGTGCCGCTTCCTTGCAAAGCGCGACATCCGTTCGCTTTCGTCCGCCGCCTTGTACGAAGCATGCGGCCATCACCATGTGGACGTACTCTTTGTATTCGGGTGTGAGGTCTTAAGCGTGATCGAGTGCGCCGCGCATGCCGCCGCGCTGCATTTGTGTACCAACGTCGTTTTCAGCGGTGGGATCGGCCATTCCACCGAGAACCTTGTCCGCAATGTGCGCAAAATGTTCGGCCGGACCTGTAACGGCATGTCCGAAGCCGAGATCATGGCCTTTGTGGCGACAAAATTTTATGATATGAATCCTTCGATGATCCTGATGGAGGGAAAGTCCACCAATTCCGGTGAAAATTCGCGTTTTTCGCTGGAACTCCTGGAAAGGCGTGGCATTCACTTCCAAAACGCCGTCCTGCTGCAAGACCCGTTCATGCAGTTGCGCAGCCACTATACGCTTCACAAATACCTCGATCCGTCCATCCCGCTCTTAAGTTACGCCCCTTTCATTCCTTATGCCGGAATGGAATGCGGCAGCAGGAAAGGCTTGTGGAGCAAGGACCGTTTCCGCGAATTTTTACTGCGGGAAATCCCCCGTATCCGTGACGATGAGAACGGCTACGGGCCGAACGGCGCGGGTTTTATGGAACATGTCGATATTCCGCCGGAGGTTGAGGAAAGCTACCGGCATATCTGCCGCGCATACGAACAATAAGCCGCGATTGCGCTTCGGCGGACGTACATCTTGTACGTCCTGCTTTTTATTTCACCTCGATCAGCGTACCGCTTTTCCCCTCGAGAGCCAGAGGTGCCTTTTCCAGCGAACCGATGATCGCTTTCCTGCCCTCTCTGCTCTTAGCAAATTCGCATGCAGCTTGTACCTTAGGCAGCATACTGCCCGCCGCGAACTGATTCTCGTCCATATACGCCTGCGCCTCTTTTGGCGTCATCCGAATGATTTCCTTTTGGTCCGGTTTGCCGAAATTGATACATACGCGGTCTACCGCCGTCAATATAAACAGGTATTCCGCGTGCACGAGTTCTGCCAGTTTTTCTGCGGCAAAGTCCTTGTCCACAACCGCCGCCACGCCTTTATAGCCATCTTTTGTATGAATAACCGGAATACCGCCCCCGCCGCCCGCGATGATAACTTCGCGCGCGCTGATCAGCGTGTCAAGAGTCATATACTCGTAAATGCTGACCGGCTTTGGCGATGCGACTACACGCCGCCAGCCTCGCCCTGCGTCTTCCACATATTTGCATCCTGTTTCCGCCATCAGTTTCTTCGCCGTTTCCTCGTCATAAAAGGCCCCGATCGGCTTGGTCGGGTTTTTAAAAGCGGGGTCGTTTTCGTCAACGATGACCTGCGTGAGCATCGTGATTACGGGCGTATCGTCGCTGCCGTTGCGGACAAGCTCCGCATCTATGGCCTGCTGCAAATGGTAGCCGATGTATCCCTGACTCATGGCCGTACATTCCGCAAGCGGCATCATGGGCGTATAACCGCCCTCGAATCCTTTTTCAAACGCCAGGTTGATCATGCCGACCTGCGGCCCGTTCCCGTGGCATACGATAATATCGTTGCCCGCAAGAATGAGTGGCACAATCGACTTTGCCGCAAATTTTACTTTTTCCATCTGTTCCTCGGGCGTATTGCCGAGCGCATTGCCCCCGAGCGCGATTACCATTCTGCACATAATTGTTTACCGCCTTTTCCGGTTTTTTGATAGCGAAACCAAAAGCGGATCAAAAATCCGTTTTAAAGCCGCGTCAATACAATTTCCCCAATGGATTTTCGCGCGCCGGCCGCGCGGGGCCTTAGTGCCCCGCCGCCCGCGCTGTTCGTTATAAGGTCTATCACGCGGGACGCTTTCCCGCGCAAACGTGAGAGTTAAAGTTGCTTTTTACCTGAAGGCTGCTGCTGCGTAATGCAGTGGACATTCCCGCCGCCCAGCAGGATTTCCCGCGCGGGGATCTGTACGATCTCGCGGTCTGGGAAACATTCCCTAAGTGTTGCCACCGCTTTTTCGTCGTTCGGGTCGCCAAAGCCCGGCACCACGATGCCGCCGTTCGCGATATAGAAATTGACGTACGATGCCGCCAGACGGTCTCCCTCCAGCCTCGGCAGCGTGCCGTCCACCGCGTCTACGCCCTCTTCTTCTTCCTTTGTTATCGTAATAGGCGCAGGTACATACAGTTTGACGACCTCAAGCTTCCTGCCTTTTGCGTCCGTCTCCGCTTCGAGAATATCAAGGTTTTCCTTGCTGATCGCGTACTGCGGGTCGCTTTCATCGTCCGTCCACGCGAGCAATACCTTTCCCGGCTTGACGAAGCAGCAGATATTGTCCACATGCCCGTTCGTTTCGTCGAGGTAAATACCGTTTTTCAGCCAGATGACCTTGTCCGCGCCGAGGTAATCGCACAGTACCTGCGTGATCTCCTCTTTTGTAAGATCTGGATTCCGGCCCTCGGAAAGCAGGCATTCCTCCGTCACTATCACGGTGCCATCGCCGTCCGAATGGATGCTGCCTCCCTCGAGTACGAAATCGTTGAGGCGGTAACGCCCCTTGCGTTCAATATCGCACATCTTACGCGCTACCTCGTCGTCCTTGTCCCACGGGAAGTAAAGGCCATCCACCAGGCCGCCCCAGGAGTTGAACGTCCAGTCTACGCCGCGCACCTCGCCCGCGTCGTTTACAACAAACGTTGCACCGCAGTCGCGGATCCACGAGTCGTTGTTGGACATTTCCACTACGCGGATCTCCTCTGGGAGCATGCCGCGCGCATTTTCGTACTGGTCCTCGTTCACGCCCACTGTGACAGGCTCGAATTTATTAATCGCCTTTGCGACTTCCACGAACACTTTCTGCGCGGGTTTGCCGCCCAGGCGCCAGTTATCCGGACGCTGCGGCCACAGAATCCAGCAGCCGTCGTGAGGTTCAAATTCTCCCGGCATCCGAAATCCGTCAGCCTTTGGTTTTGAATCGTAATTAATCATGATAATACATCGCCTTTCTTTGTTTTTTAACTTACCGTATAAGTCTGAAGCGTCTTATTGTTTTTTCTGTTCCAGCGCTTCCTGTTTATCTTTCTTTCCCGCGCAAACCGCAGCGATAATTTCGCCCAGCACCACGGAGATCACCACGCCGATGATCAGTACCACATCCGGCTCCAGCATCCCGGTATCCGCATTATAGGGGAACAGCAGGAAGAAGATCGCCAGGATGAGCAGCGCGAACGGTACCCATGTCATGATTCCGATCATGCCCTTTTTGCCCGGCACCTTGTATGGACGTTCCCTGTCGGGATCTTTCTTGCGCAGTTTTTGGAAAGCCGGAAACATAAAGATATAGGAGGCAAGCAGCGTAACAACGTTGAGGGCAAACAAAGTCCAGAAAGAATCCACTGCGTCCGGATTGACCTGCCCTAAAATGGCCGCGACCACGACGATCACGGTCGCCACCACCCCGTTGATGATATTTGCGCTGGACGGAACCTCGTCCTTGTTTTCTTTCTCGAACACTTTAGGCATCGCATGGTCGCGCGCCGCGTACATCGCGACGTAATTCACGCCGAACGACCACGAGGAGAGGTTGGCGATCAGTGAGAACATAAAGAGGATGCCGATAATCGTGAGGATGATACCCGGCGCTCCTGCAAGCAGGATACCCGCCGCGTCCATAAAGCCGCTGTCCACGGAAAGCTCATTATACGGGATTGCCGCGCTGACGCCGAACGCGCCGAACAGGTAAAATA comes from Christensenellaceae bacterium and encodes:
- the arcC-3 gene encoding carbamate kinase, whose product is MCRMVIALGGNALGNTPEEQMEKVKFAAKSIVPLILAGNDIIVCHGNGPQVGMINLAFEKGFEGGYTPMMPLAECTAMSQGYIGYHLQQAIDAELVRNGSDDTPVITMLTQVIVDENDPAFKNPTKPIGAFYDEETAKKLMAETGCKYVEDAGRGWRRVVASPKPVSIYEYMTLDTLISAREVIIAGGGGGIPVIHTKDGYKGVAAVVDKDFAAEKLAELVHAEYLFILTAVDRVCINFGKPDQKEIIRMTPKEAQAYMDENQFAAGSMLPKVQAACEFAKSREGRKAIIGSLEKAPLALEGKSGTLIEVK
- the aguA1 gene encoding putative agmatine deiminase 1, with product MINYDSKPKADGFRMPGEFEPHDGCWILWPQRPDNWRLGGKPAQKVFVEVAKAINKFEPVTVGVNEDQYENARGMLPEEIRVVEMSNNDSWIRDCGATFVVNDAGEVRGVDWTFNSWGGLVDGLYFPWDKDDEVARKMCDIERKGRYRLNDFVLEGGSIHSDGDGTVIVTEECLLSEGRNPDLTKEEITQVLCDYLGADKVIWLKNGIYLDETNGHVDNICCFVKPGKVLLAWTDDESDPQYAISKENLDILEAETDAKGRKLEVVKLYVPAPITITKEEEEGVDAVDGTLPRLEGDRLAASYVNFYIANGGIVVPGFGDPNDEKAVATLRECFPDREIVQIPAREILLGGGNVHCITQQQPSGKKQL
- a CDS encoding amino acid transporter; the protein is MMTTKKKFKLFDAVLAAVCIVLVVEAVAPAAAIGPWQYIWWAIMLIAFFLPYGMISAELGTTYDDEGGLYDWVKRAFGRRNGSRVAWYYWVNFPLWMASLAVLFTDILMAAAGIEINWILTLVIQLVFIWVVILISNYRVSQSKWLINIGTIVKVILIVAMGVLGIYGAVVNGFANSGSLADISPLMGISFISIILFNFMGFEVVTTFAGDMQNPKKEIPKAIVVGGILIAVFYLFGAFGVSAAIPYNELSVDSGFMDAAGILLAGAPGIILTIIGILFMFSLIANLSSWSFGVNYVAMYAARDHAMPKVFEKENKDEVPSSANIINGVVATVIVVVAAILGQVNPDAVDSFWTLFALNVVTLLASYIFMFPAFQKLRKKDPDRERPYKVPGKKGMIGIMTWVPFALLILAIFFLLFPYNADTGMLEPDVVLIIGVVISVVLGEIIAAVCAGKKDKQEALEQKKQ